CTGCCGGGTGATATTCCGGTGGTGCAGGTCGACCGAGGTGGCCAAGTGACTTACCATGGCCCTGGTCAGCTGGTGGCTTATTTGCTGCTGGACGTGCGCAAGCTGGGTTTTGGCGTGCGTGACTTGGTGAGCCGCATGGAGGCTTGCCTGATCGAGCTGTTGGCCAGTTACGGCGTGACTGCCGCGGCCAAGCCCGATGCACCCGGTGTATACGTGGACGGCGCGAAAATCGCCTCCCTCGGTTTGCGCATCCGCCATGGTTGTTCCTTTCATGGCCTGGCCCTGAATGTGGACATGGACCTGGCGCCGTTTCGGCGTATCAACCCGTGCGGTTACGCCGGGCTGGCGATGACTCAACTGAGCGACCACGCCACACCGATTAAATTTGCCGAGGTAAGTGCCCGGCTGCGTGCGCAGCTCGTCAAACACCTCGACTATGCTGAGCAGACGACCCTTACGGGCGGAATCGACTGATTATGACTACTGATGCAGTG
The window above is part of the Pseudomonas sp. KBS0710 genome. Proteins encoded here:
- the lipB gene encoding lipoyl(octanoyl) transferase LipB, with translation MSQVLGFRELGQMAYEPVWHAMQRFTNERGSSAPDEIWLVEHPPVFTQGQAGKAEHLLLPGDIPVVQVDRGGQVTYHGPGQLVAYLLLDVRKLGFGVRDLVSRMEACLIELLASYGVTAAAKPDAPGVYVDGAKIASLGLRIRHGCSFHGLALNVDMDLAPFRRINPCGYAGLAMTQLSDHATPIKFAEVSARLRAQLVKHLDYAEQTTLTGGID